In Candidatus Eisenbacteria bacterium, a single genomic region encodes these proteins:
- a CDS encoding nuclear transport factor 2 family protein has protein sequence MRTQTCLVLLALLHLVATPKSFAAETPKSNEQRVRDYVSACNEREIDTMLDMVTDDIQWLSIAGDTITVETQGKTELRESLAAYFKSTPSARSELEWVRPTASRVAALERAAWQGKTGPKSQAGLSVYEFSGGLISRVYYYPAEK, from the coding sequence ATGCGCACACAAACCTGTCTCGTCCTGCTCGCACTTCTTCACCTTGTGGCGACGCCCAAGTCCTTCGCGGCCGAGACACCGAAGTCGAACGAGCAGCGCGTCCGCGACTACGTGTCGGCCTGTAACGAACGAGAGATCGACACCATGTTGGATATGGTGACCGACGACATCCAGTGGCTCAGTATCGCGGGCGACACGATCACCGTCGAAACTCAGGGCAAGACAGAGTTGCGCGAGAGTCTGGCGGCCTATTTCAAATCCACGCCGAGTGCCAGGTCGGAGTTGGAGTGGGTGCGGCCGACTGCGTCCCGCGTGGCCGCGCTCGAGCGAGCCGCGTGGCAGGGTAAGACGGGTCCGAAGTCCCAGGCGGGTCTTTCCGTTTACGAGTTCAGCGGTGGGCTGATTTCCAGAGTCTATTACTACCCTGCCGAGAAGTGA